The following proteins come from a genomic window of Streptomyces sp. Sge12:
- a CDS encoding sensor histidine kinase, with product MTDTTTGGTARTPEFRMASEVIGTLRQDLLTDAFAYRPLPLAEGPGRFARVLPRVLRQYAPWRQYAAVAALAFLVLLFTVNTHSGYLGDAAQLAMGLIAAVPVLMTLVRPIAAWWAAVAMTVVLAALGGAVNWPWPPGSFLSYIAVMVLVTLRTRPRVAAWMWALTLALGFALTVVLGNRWGSNLPEMAVTSAFALVIAGSIQIRRAARAEVSAQQEVTAVERDKRTLLEERTTIARELHDVVAHHMSVVAIQAEAAPYRVKNPPPELEAAFVTIRENAVAALTELRRVLGVVRSADYEAPDAPQPTLASLDGLLANVREAGLSVEKTITGAVRELPQGVELSAYRIIQEALSNTLRHAPGAAAGVEVSYVLGGLGIRIVNDPATGDARPSPGAGHGITGMRERVAMLEGEMTAGRTADGGYEVAVFIPVPHRPEPVPEPQGEQA from the coding sequence ATGACCGATACGACCACCGGGGGGACAGCCCGGACGCCTGAATTCCGAATGGCATCGGAGGTGATCGGGACCCTGCGCCAGGATCTCCTCACCGATGCCTTCGCGTACCGGCCGCTGCCGCTGGCGGAGGGCCCCGGGCGCTTCGCGCGGGTGCTTCCCCGGGTGCTGCGTCAGTACGCGCCGTGGCGGCAGTATGCGGCGGTGGCAGCACTGGCCTTCCTCGTCCTGCTGTTCACGGTCAATACGCACTCGGGGTATCTGGGAGATGCGGCCCAGCTCGCCATGGGGCTGATAGCCGCGGTCCCGGTGCTCATGACGCTGGTGCGGCCGATTGCCGCGTGGTGGGCGGCCGTCGCGATGACGGTGGTGCTGGCCGCCCTGGGCGGCGCGGTCAACTGGCCGTGGCCCCCGGGCAGCTTCCTCTCCTACATCGCGGTCATGGTCCTCGTCACCCTGCGGACGCGGCCGCGGGTGGCGGCCTGGATGTGGGCGCTCACTCTCGCGCTGGGCTTCGCGCTCACCGTGGTGCTCGGCAACCGCTGGGGGTCGAACCTGCCCGAGATGGCGGTGACCTCGGCCTTCGCCCTGGTGATCGCCGGCAGCATTCAGATACGGCGTGCCGCGAGGGCCGAGGTCAGCGCGCAGCAGGAGGTCACGGCCGTCGAGCGGGACAAGCGGACGCTACTGGAGGAGCGGACCACGATCGCGCGGGAGCTTCACGACGTGGTGGCCCACCACATGTCGGTGGTGGCGATCCAGGCGGAGGCCGCACCGTACCGGGTGAAGAACCCGCCGCCGGAGCTGGAGGCGGCGTTCGTCACCATCCGGGAGAACGCGGTGGCGGCCCTGACGGAGCTGCGGCGGGTGCTGGGTGTGGTGCGGTCCGCGGACTACGAGGCGCCGGACGCCCCGCAGCCGACGCTGGCCTCGCTGGACGGGCTGCTGGCCAATGTGCGGGAGGCCGGGCTGAGCGTGGAGAAGACGATCACCGGCGCGGTGCGGGAGCTGCCCCAGGGCGTGGAGCTGTCGGCGTACCGGATCATCCAGGAGGCCCTGAGCAACACCCTGCGGCACGCGCCGGGAGCCGCGGCCGGGGTGGAGGTCTCGTACGTCCTGGGCGGTTTGGGGATACGGATCGTCAATGACCCGGCGACCGGGGATGCGCGGCCCTCGCCGGGCGCCGGGCACGGGATCACCGGCATGCGGGAGCGGGTGGCCATGCTGGAGGGCGAGATGACGGCCGGACGGACGGCCGATGGCGGGTACGAGGTGGCAGTGTTCATACCGGTGCCCCACCGTCCGGAGCCGGTGCCGGAGCCACAGGGGGAGCAGGCATGA